A stretch of Bordetella genomosp. 13 DNA encodes these proteins:
- a CDS encoding M48 family metallopeptidase: MRAWRRIQWILAAAGLAATAGCASVNTTQSGAVGVDRKQYMSSLVSEQALEQEAGKQYSQILEQARAKNLLDRDPAQVARVDGIARKLIAQVGAFRPDAAQWAWEVHVLSTDEINAWCMPGGKIAVNTGLLSKIQPTDAELAAVMGHEIAHALREHARERVSQQMATSMGLQVLSIALGTPSVTDLGGRLTEVMFTLPNSRTHETEADRMGVELAARAGYDPRAAITLWQKMGAAQSGNAPPEFLSTHPSADTRMAELQSASQRVLPLYDQSKSGAAR, encoded by the coding sequence ATGCGCGCTTGGAGACGGATACAGTGGATTTTGGCGGCCGCCGGCCTGGCGGCCACGGCGGGCTGCGCCTCGGTCAACACGACGCAGTCCGGCGCGGTCGGGGTCGACCGCAAACAGTACATGTCCAGCCTGGTCTCCGAGCAGGCGCTCGAGCAGGAGGCCGGCAAGCAGTACAGCCAGATACTCGAGCAGGCCCGTGCGAAGAATCTGCTTGATCGCGATCCGGCCCAGGTGGCCAGGGTCGACGGCATCGCGCGCAAGCTGATTGCCCAGGTCGGCGCGTTCCGGCCCGACGCTGCCCAATGGGCATGGGAAGTCCACGTGCTGTCCACCGACGAGATCAATGCCTGGTGCATGCCGGGCGGCAAGATCGCGGTCAACACGGGTCTGCTGTCGAAGATACAGCCGACCGATGCCGAGCTGGCCGCCGTGATGGGGCACGAGATCGCGCATGCGCTGCGCGAGCATGCGCGCGAGCGCGTGTCGCAGCAGATGGCCACCAGCATGGGGCTGCAGGTGTTGTCCATCGCCCTGGGCACGCCCAGCGTCACCGACCTGGGCGGGCGGTTGACCGAAGTGATGTTCACCTTGCCCAACAGCCGCACCCACGAGACCGAGGCCGACCGCATGGGCGTGGAGCTGGCCGCTCGGGCAGGCTACGACCCCCGTGCCGCGATCACCCTGTGGCAGAAGATGGGCGCGGCGCAATCGGGCAATGCGCCGCCGGAGTTCCTGTCCACGCACCCCTCGGCCGACACCCGCATGGCCGAACTGCAGAGCGCGTCGCAACGCGTGCTGCCGCTTTACGACCAGT
- the aroC gene encoding chorismate synthase, protein MSGNTLGTLFRVTNFGESHGPAIGCVVDGCPPGMPLAAEDIQLELDRRRPGTSRHVTQRQEADQVEILSGVYEGVTTGTPIGLLIRNTDARSKDYSAIADTFRPGHADYAYWRKYGLRDPRGGGRSSARLTAPTVAAGAIAKKWLASQHGTVVRGYMSQLGPISIPFVAWDDVPANPFYAPNAAIVPELEAYMDQLRRDGDSVGARIEVVAESLPAGWGEPLYDRLDADIAHAMMGLNAVKGVSIGAGFDCVAQRGSEHGDEITPEGFVTNHAGGVLGGISTGQPITVSLAIKPTSSIRVERRSVNRAGDPVMVQTLGRHDPCVGIRATPIAEALLALVLIDHALRHRGQCG, encoded by the coding sequence ATGTCCGGCAATACCCTAGGCACTCTGTTCCGCGTCACGAATTTCGGCGAATCGCATGGCCCGGCCATCGGCTGCGTAGTCGACGGCTGTCCTCCCGGAATGCCGCTCGCCGCCGAGGACATCCAGCTCGAACTCGACCGCCGCCGGCCCGGTACCTCGCGCCACGTCACGCAGCGGCAAGAGGCCGACCAGGTGGAAATCCTGTCGGGCGTGTACGAAGGCGTCACCACGGGCACCCCCATCGGGCTGCTCATCCGCAATACCGACGCGCGCAGCAAAGACTATTCGGCCATTGCCGACACCTTCCGACCGGGCCACGCCGATTATGCCTACTGGCGCAAGTACGGTCTGCGCGATCCGCGCGGCGGCGGCCGGTCCTCGGCGCGGCTTACCGCGCCCACCGTGGCCGCCGGCGCCATCGCCAAGAAATGGCTCGCCAGCCAGCACGGCACCGTGGTGCGCGGCTACATGAGCCAGCTCGGTCCCATTTCCATTCCGTTCGTCGCCTGGGACGACGTGCCGGCCAATCCTTTCTACGCGCCGAATGCCGCCATCGTGCCCGAGCTCGAGGCCTACATGGACCAGTTGCGCCGCGATGGCGATTCGGTGGGCGCGCGCATCGAAGTCGTGGCCGAGTCGCTGCCCGCGGGCTGGGGCGAACCGCTGTACGACAGGCTCGACGCCGACATCGCCCACGCGATGATGGGCTTGAACGCCGTCAAGGGCGTCTCCATCGGCGCGGGCTTCGACTGCGTCGCGCAGCGCGGCTCCGAGCATGGCGACGAAATCACGCCCGAGGGTTTCGTCACCAACCACGCGGGCGGCGTGCTGGGCGGCATTTCCACCGGGCAGCCCATCACGGTGTCGCTCGCCATCAAGCCCACGTCCAGCATCCGGGTCGAACGCCGCTCGGTGAACCGGGCGGGCGATCCCGTCATGGTGCAGACCCTGGGCCGTCACGATCCTTGCGTGGGCATCCGCGCCACGCCCATTGCCGAGGCCCTGCTGGCGCTGGTGCTTATCGACCACGCGCTGCGCCATCGAGGCCAGTGCGGCTGA
- a CDS encoding putative bifunctional diguanylate cyclase/phosphodiesterase, whose protein sequence is MGWSDLVGQRGVSALLLLVICVLFLCRELVLRRRMARDSLTGALTVDALHRRIQPSLQRGREQPGAMFLIQVVHHAELSAMLDIADNKALQAMVADRLRHVAPDCLVARYASYSFLVWASDTDRWAARELAPHIIEQLSWPYEMHGQPLLVEFRLAVALYPDHGSSIEELERSLLLAMLHVEEDSESAWTMFEPAMLERQRHFRGLEHDLRVALASSSMEQFEVFFQPLWDSPTATIKGCEALLRWRHPTQGEISPALVIELAERTGLIVPLGAWVLETACSHAADWPGSWQLHVNLSVRQMYSAALPVQVNHALAASRLPPNRLVLEITESLFISQYDRHVATMNSLRARGIGVALDDFGVGYSSLTHLRKLPLDWVKLDRGFIADIETDAVSRDVVLSVLVMCRALGLTVVAEGVETAGQRKILDALGCHLMQGFLLGRPSPAQDIRDLAASMS, encoded by the coding sequence GTGGGTTGGAGTGACCTGGTCGGACAGAGGGGCGTATCAGCATTGCTGTTGCTCGTCATCTGTGTCCTGTTCCTGTGCAGGGAACTCGTGCTGCGCCGACGCATGGCACGCGACAGCCTCACCGGCGCCCTGACGGTCGACGCATTGCATCGCCGCATCCAGCCCTCCCTGCAGCGGGGCCGCGAGCAGCCGGGCGCCATGTTCCTGATCCAGGTGGTGCATCACGCCGAACTCAGCGCCATGCTGGACATCGCCGACAACAAGGCGTTGCAGGCGATGGTGGCCGATCGGCTTCGGCACGTCGCGCCCGATTGCCTGGTGGCGCGCTACGCCTCGTATTCCTTCCTGGTGTGGGCGTCGGACACCGACCGCTGGGCCGCCCGCGAGCTGGCGCCGCACATCATCGAGCAGCTTTCATGGCCGTACGAGATGCACGGCCAGCCGCTGCTGGTCGAGTTCAGGCTGGCGGTGGCCCTGTATCCCGACCACGGCAGCAGCATCGAGGAACTCGAGCGCAGCCTGCTGCTGGCCATGCTGCACGTCGAGGAAGACAGCGAATCCGCATGGACCATGTTCGAGCCCGCGATGCTCGAGCGCCAGCGCCACTTCCGCGGGCTCGAGCACGACCTGCGCGTGGCGCTGGCGTCCTCGTCGATGGAGCAGTTCGAGGTCTTCTTCCAGCCGCTGTGGGACAGTCCCACGGCCACCATCAAGGGGTGCGAGGCGCTGTTGCGCTGGCGCCATCCCACGCAGGGCGAGATATCTCCCGCGTTGGTCATCGAACTGGCCGAACGCACCGGCCTGATCGTGCCGCTGGGCGCGTGGGTGCTCGAGACCGCCTGTTCGCACGCCGCGGACTGGCCGGGTTCCTGGCAACTGCACGTCAACCTTTCGGTGCGGCAGATGTACTCCGCAGCGCTGCCGGTGCAGGTCAATCATGCGCTGGCGGCCAGCCGCCTGCCGCCCAACAGGCTGGTGCTGGAGATCACCGAATCGCTGTTCATCTCGCAATACGACCGTCACGTCGCCACCATGAACAGCCTGCGCGCGCGCGGCATCGGCGTGGCGCTGGACGATTTCGGGGTGGGCTATTCCAGCCTGACGCATTTGCGCAAGCTGCCGCTGGACTGGGTCAAGCTGGACCGCGGCTTCATCGCCGACATCGAGACCGACGCGGTCAGCCGCGACGTGGTGCTGTCCGTGCTGGTGATGTGCCGGGCCCTGGGCCTGACCGTGGTGGCCGAAGGCGTGGAAACCGCCGGGCAGCGCAAGATACTGGATGCGCTGGGCTGCCATCTGATGCAGGGTTTCCTGCTGGGTCGGCCCAGTCCGGCGCAGGACATCCGGGATCTCGCGGCGTCGATGTCATAA
- a CDS encoding protein adenylyltransferase SelO, with the protein MTTFSRSDPHTPGPCARTLHDLQTDNSFAALPSAFYTRLAPRPLTEPRLLHANAEAAALIGLDPAVLHTPEFLAVASGMAPLPGGDTLAAVYSGHQFGVWAGQLGDGRAHLLGEVRGPRGNWELQLKGAGRTPYSRMGDGRAVLRSSVREYLAGEAMAGLGIPTTRALALVVSDDPVLRETVETAAIVTRMSPSFVRFGSFEHWASLRQTDMLQTLADYVIDRHYPECRDAQGEHGALLALLDEVTRRTARLMADWQSVGFCHGVMNTDNMSILGLTLDYGPYGFMDTFQLGHICNHTDTEGRYAWNRQPSVGLWNLYRLAGAFHALGADAEALRGVLDGYETVFTQAFQQRLAAKVGIQQWRSDDEGLLDDLLRLMHNGRADFTLAFRRLALAVRGETQPFLDLFIDRAAAGEWLTRLQARHAADDMPPEARAQAMDRVNPLYVLRNHLAEQAIRAAQQGDPGEIDTLLQLLRNPYVAQAGREAYASLPPDWAAGIEVSCSS; encoded by the coding sequence ATGACCACTTTCAGCCGTTCCGATCCGCACACCCCCGGCCCTTGTGCCCGTACTCTGCACGACCTCCAGACCGACAATTCCTTTGCCGCGCTGCCTTCGGCCTTCTACACCCGCCTGGCGCCGCGGCCCTTGACCGAGCCGCGCCTGCTGCATGCCAATGCCGAAGCCGCTGCCCTGATTGGCCTGGATCCGGCCGTGCTGCACACTCCGGAATTCCTGGCGGTGGCGTCGGGCATGGCGCCGCTGCCCGGCGGCGACACGCTGGCGGCCGTCTACAGCGGACACCAGTTCGGCGTCTGGGCTGGCCAGCTCGGCGATGGGCGCGCGCATCTGCTGGGCGAAGTGCGCGGTCCGCGGGGCAACTGGGAGCTGCAGCTGAAGGGCGCCGGCCGCACGCCATACTCGCGCATGGGTGACGGCCGCGCCGTGCTGCGGTCTTCGGTGCGCGAGTATCTGGCGGGCGAAGCCATGGCGGGGCTGGGCATTCCCACCACGCGCGCGCTGGCCCTGGTGGTTTCCGATGACCCCGTGTTGCGGGAAACCGTCGAGACCGCCGCCATCGTCACCCGCATGTCTCCAAGCTTCGTCCGGTTCGGCTCGTTCGAGCATTGGGCATCGTTGCGCCAGACCGACATGCTGCAGACACTGGCCGATTACGTCATCGACCGTCATTACCCCGAATGCCGCGACGCGCAAGGCGAGCACGGGGCGCTGCTGGCGCTGCTGGACGAGGTGACGCGGCGCACCGCGCGCCTGATGGCCGACTGGCAGTCCGTCGGCTTCTGCCACGGCGTGATGAACACCGACAACATGTCCATCCTCGGCCTGACGCTGGATTACGGTCCTTATGGCTTCATGGACACGTTCCAGCTCGGCCACATCTGCAATCACACTGACACAGAAGGGCGGTATGCCTGGAATCGCCAGCCGTCGGTGGGCTTATGGAACCTGTACCGGCTGGCCGGCGCATTCCACGCCCTGGGGGCGGACGCCGAGGCGCTGCGCGGCGTGCTGGACGGCTATGAAACGGTGTTCACGCAGGCCTTCCAACAGCGCCTGGCCGCCAAAGTCGGCATCCAGCAGTGGCGGTCCGACGACGAAGGACTGCTGGACGATCTGTTGCGTCTGATGCACAACGGCCGTGCCGACTTCACCCTGGCATTCCGCCGGCTGGCGCTGGCCGTGCGGGGCGAGACGCAGCCGTTCCTCGATCTCTTCATCGACCGCGCCGCCGCCGGCGAATGGCTGACGCGCCTGCAGGCGCGCCACGCCGCCGATGACATGCCGCCCGAGGCGCGCGCCCAGGCCATGGACCGCGTCAACCCCCTGTATGTATTGCGCAACCACTTGGCCGAGCAGGCCATACGGGCCGCGCAGCAGGGAGATCCGGGCGAGATCGACACTTTGCTCCAACTGCTGCGGAACCCGTATGTGGCTCAGGCGGGTCGCGAAGCATACGCCTCCCTGCCTCCCGATTGGGCTGCCGGGATCGAGGTCAGCTGCTCGTCTTGA
- a CDS encoding DUF2069 domain-containing protein — MTVALNPTLRRVASVALVALLLLCVAWELFLAPIRPGGSWLFLKALPLAFPLRGVLRGDVYTYQWASMLSLLYLMEGVVRAMSDPQPASAALAVVEIALSATFFLAAICYVRPAKRAARRAEA, encoded by the coding sequence ATGACTGTCGCATTGAACCCGACCCTACGCCGTGTGGCATCGGTCGCGCTGGTGGCCCTGTTGCTGCTGTGCGTGGCCTGGGAACTCTTCCTGGCACCGATACGCCCCGGCGGATCGTGGCTGTTCCTGAAGGCCCTGCCGCTGGCCTTCCCCCTGCGCGGCGTACTGCGCGGCGACGTATATACCTACCAGTGGGCGTCCATGCTGTCGCTGCTGTACCTGATGGAGGGAGTGGTCCGCGCCATGTCCGACCCGCAACCCGCCTCGGCCGCCCTGGCCGTCGTCGAGATCGCGCTGTCGGCCACATTCTTCCTCGCCGCCATCTGCTACGTGCGCCCCGCCAAGCGCGCAGCCCGAAGGGCGGAAGCATGA
- a CDS encoding YihY family inner membrane protein: MKHPAERAPGVNEEARPPSSRRQTWLARLGKVFRFAAQRAEEQKLLQVASSLTFTTVLAIVPMLAVALSLFTAFPLFQEFRVALEDFLSHNLMPPSVSDNVMGYLNQFAQQASSLTAIGGAFLIVTSVLLIMTIDQSFNDIWHVKRQRPLSQRVLVYWSVITLGPLAAGASLWATSFVARESMGLVQDVPEIVSLAISFIPLLLSGLAFSALFVVVPNRRILWRDALVGGYGTALLLEVMKSAFAYYLTRFPTYTVIYGAFATLPIFLLWLYLSWLAVLFGATVAASLPLIRLGRWEINRQAGAAFIDAVNVLRSLRRAQGGAPVGLSTAELVKQLQLNHDELNDVLDGLEDMGLVARTADQRWILACDPRTTTLAPVFDEFLLDRRQRRVRDDPALSAAVASVLCSTPPSLEELAGQAHNTANDATARPAAAVVTLEAGKK; the protein is encoded by the coding sequence ATGAAGCATCCGGCCGAGCGCGCCCCTGGCGTCAACGAGGAGGCCCGCCCTCCCAGCTCGCGGCGCCAGACCTGGCTGGCCCGCCTGGGCAAGGTTTTCCGTTTCGCCGCGCAGCGAGCCGAAGAACAGAAGCTGCTGCAGGTGGCGTCCAGCCTTACGTTCACCACCGTGCTGGCGATCGTGCCGATGCTGGCCGTGGCGCTATCCCTGTTCACCGCCTTTCCCCTTTTCCAGGAATTCCGCGTCGCGCTGGAGGACTTCCTCAGCCATAACCTGATGCCCCCATCGGTTTCCGACAACGTCATGGGGTATCTGAATCAATTCGCTCAGCAAGCATCGAGCCTGACCGCCATCGGCGGCGCCTTCCTCATCGTCACGTCGGTGCTGCTGATCATGACCATCGATCAGTCGTTCAACGACATCTGGCATGTGAAGCGACAGCGACCACTGTCGCAACGCGTGCTTGTCTATTGGTCGGTGATCACGCTCGGGCCGCTGGCGGCCGGAGCCAGCTTGTGGGCGACCTCGTTCGTGGCGCGCGAATCGATGGGACTGGTGCAGGACGTGCCCGAGATCGTCAGCCTGGCCATTTCCTTCATTCCGCTGCTGTTGTCGGGCCTGGCCTTCTCGGCGCTGTTCGTGGTGGTGCCCAACCGCAGGATCCTGTGGCGCGACGCCCTGGTGGGCGGGTATGGCACCGCCCTCCTTCTTGAAGTGATGAAGTCGGCGTTCGCCTATTACCTGACTCGCTTCCCGACCTATACGGTCATCTACGGCGCGTTCGCCACGCTGCCCATCTTCCTGTTGTGGCTGTATCTCTCGTGGCTGGCGGTGCTGTTCGGCGCCACCGTGGCGGCCAGCCTGCCGCTGATCCGGCTGGGGCGCTGGGAGATCAACCGCCAGGCCGGGGCGGCCTTCATCGACGCGGTCAATGTGCTGCGCTCGCTGCGTCGCGCGCAGGGCGGCGCGCCTGTCGGCCTGAGCACCGCCGAGCTGGTCAAGCAGCTGCAGCTCAACCATGACGAGCTGAACGACGTGCTGGACGGCCTGGAAGACATGGGCCTGGTGGCGCGCACCGCCGACCAGCGCTGGATCCTGGCCTGCGACCCGCGCACCACCACGCTGGCGCCGGTGTTCGACGAATTCCTCCTCGACCGGCGCCAACGGCGCGTCCGGGACGACCCCGCCCTGTCGGCCGCTGTCGCGAGTGTGCTTTGCAGCACGCCTCCTTCACTGGAAGAACTCGCCGGACAGGCGCACAATACGGCGAATGACGCCACGGCGCGGCCAGCTGCGGCCGTGGTCACGTTGGAAGCGGGCAAGAAGTAG
- a CDS encoding CBS domain-containing protein, translated as MLKVSEILRVKGNALYTTSPDTPVTVAVQTMSEQDIGSLVIMEAGMLVGMLTFREIIRHMHTHGGALGNTTIRAIMDDAPVSVTPNTSADEVQRLMLEKHARYIPVMDGPTLLGVISFYDMAQAIVAAQQFENNMLKAYIRDWPMDSSENESEQAEQSRS; from the coding sequence ATGTTGAAAGTCAGCGAGATTCTGCGCGTCAAGGGCAACGCGCTATACACCACATCGCCCGACACGCCGGTCACAGTGGCCGTACAGACCATGAGCGAACAGGACATCGGTTCGCTGGTCATCATGGAGGCCGGCATGCTGGTGGGCATGCTGACCTTCCGCGAAATCATCCGCCACATGCACACGCACGGCGGCGCGCTGGGCAACACCACCATCCGCGCCATCATGGACGATGCGCCGGTCAGCGTCACGCCCAACACCAGCGCCGACGAAGTACAGCGGCTGATGCTGGAGAAACATGCGCGTTACATTCCGGTCATGGACGGTCCCACGCTGCTGGGCGTGATCTCGTTCTACGACATGGCGCAAGCCATCGTGGCCGCACAGCAATTCGAGAACAATATGCTGAAGGCCTACATCCGCGACTGGCCCATGGACAGCAGCGAGAACGAAAGCGAGCAGGCCGAGCAGTCGAGGTCCTGA
- the dusA gene encoding tRNA dihydrouridine(20/20a) synthase DusA codes for MIDVTDRHCRFFHRLLAPRARLYTEMITTGALMHGNVARHLDFDAAEHPVALQLGGSEPDALAQAARLGRQWGYDEINLNCGCPSERVQRGAFGACLMAEPALVADCIKAMQDAVDIPVTVKHRLGLDYDDSYDFVRDFVGHLYEVGCRVFVVHARNAVLKGLSPKDNREIPPLRYDAVRRLKQDFPDCVIVLNGGLADASQSLQAAEDFHGVMLGRAAWHTPRVLSEVSLRLWPATRLPTDAQVVDAMTRYAADQVAAGVPLRVIVRPMLGLVNGQSGARRWRRMLSDPRQLAANDPGLIYEAWRTLHGPDRDRRDFEPDVEPPLAAA; via the coding sequence ATGATCGACGTCACCGATCGCCATTGCCGCTTCTTTCACCGGCTTCTGGCGCCGCGCGCACGCCTGTACACCGAGATGATCACCACCGGCGCCCTGATGCACGGCAATGTGGCGCGTCACCTCGACTTCGACGCGGCCGAGCATCCCGTGGCCCTGCAACTGGGCGGCAGCGAACCCGACGCGCTGGCGCAGGCCGCGCGGCTGGGCCGTCAATGGGGTTACGACGAGATCAACCTCAACTGCGGCTGCCCGTCCGAACGCGTGCAGCGCGGCGCCTTCGGCGCCTGCCTGATGGCCGAACCGGCTCTGGTGGCCGATTGCATCAAGGCCATGCAGGACGCCGTGGACATCCCCGTCACGGTAAAGCACCGGCTGGGTCTCGACTACGACGACTCGTACGATTTCGTGCGCGACTTCGTGGGGCACCTCTACGAAGTGGGGTGCCGGGTGTTCGTCGTCCATGCCCGCAATGCCGTACTGAAGGGCCTGTCGCCCAAGGACAACCGCGAAATCCCGCCGCTGCGCTACGACGCGGTGCGCCGCCTGAAGCAGGATTTTCCGGATTGCGTCATTGTGCTCAATGGGGGGCTGGCCGACGCAAGCCAGTCGCTGCAAGCCGCCGAGGACTTCCATGGCGTGATGCTGGGCCGTGCCGCCTGGCATACGCCGCGCGTGCTGTCCGAGGTGTCGCTGCGGCTGTGGCCTGCCACGCGCCTGCCCACCGACGCACAGGTGGTCGATGCCATGACCCGCTACGCCGCCGACCAGGTGGCCGCTGGCGTGCCGCTGAGGGTGATCGTACGGCCCATGCTGGGCCTGGTGAACGGACAGTCGGGTGCGCGCCGCTGGCGCCGCATGTTGTCGGACCCTCGGCAGTTGGCCGCCAACGATCCCGGCCTGATCTACGAGGCGTGGCGTACCTTGCATGGGCCCGACCGCGACCGCCGCGACTTCGAGCCCGACGTCGAACCGCCGCTGGCGGCTGCGTAA
- a CDS encoding homoserine kinase — protein sequence MAVFTPVSDDDARALLTRYQLGDLVSLRGITAGIENTNYFLHTTHGEYVLTLFEVLTQEQLPFYIELMHHLAQRGIPVPEPQTLRDGTRLTSLHGKPCAIVSRLPGGYEPAPGAAHCSLAGDTLARAHLAARDFALVQPNLRGLAWWQQTVPKVLPFMQDDQAALLQNELAAQTEAAATATWRALPSGPAHCDLFRDNVLFAGTFEAPRMGGIIDFYFAGCDTWLFDVAVSVNDWCIVRDTGEFVPGLAQAWLAAYAAQRPFTEDERQAWPLMLRAAALRFWVSRLYDFYVPRPAQTLKPHDPRHFERVLLARHRGALPALP from the coding sequence ATGGCCGTATTCACTCCTGTATCCGACGATGACGCACGCGCGCTGCTGACGCGCTACCAACTGGGAGACCTGGTGTCGCTGCGCGGCATCACGGCCGGCATCGAGAACACCAACTATTTCCTGCATACGACTCACGGCGAGTACGTGTTGACCCTGTTCGAGGTGTTGACGCAAGAGCAGTTGCCGTTCTACATCGAGTTGATGCACCACCTCGCCCAGCGCGGCATTCCGGTGCCCGAGCCCCAGACGCTGCGCGACGGCACCCGTCTGACGAGCCTGCATGGCAAACCCTGCGCCATCGTCAGCCGTCTGCCGGGCGGCTACGAACCTGCGCCGGGCGCGGCCCACTGCAGCCTGGCCGGCGACACGCTGGCGCGCGCGCACCTGGCCGCGCGCGATTTTGCGCTGGTCCAGCCCAATCTGCGCGGCCTGGCCTGGTGGCAGCAGACCGTGCCGAAGGTGCTGCCTTTCATGCAGGACGACCAGGCCGCGCTGTTGCAGAACGAACTGGCCGCGCAGACCGAAGCGGCCGCAACGGCCACCTGGCGCGCGCTGCCCTCGGGTCCCGCCCATTGCGATCTGTTCCGCGACAACGTGCTGTTCGCCGGCACGTTCGAGGCGCCGCGCATGGGCGGCATCATCGATTTCTATTTCGCGGGCTGCGACACCTGGCTGTTCGATGTGGCCGTCAGCGTGAATGACTGGTGCATCGTGCGCGACACTGGCGAGTTCGTGCCCGGACTGGCGCAGGCATGGCTGGCCGCCTATGCGGCCCAGCGGCCGTTCACGGAGGATGAGCGCCAGGCCTGGCCCCTGATGCTGCGGGCCGCGGCGCTGCGCTTCTGGGTGTCCCGCCTGTACGATTTCTACGTGCCGCGCCCGGCGCAGACGCTGAAGCCGCACGATCCGCGACATTTCGAGCGTGTGTTGCTGGCGCGCCACCGTGGCGCCCTGCCCGCCTTGCCCTGA
- a CDS encoding BPSS1780 family membrane protein — translation MQAASLPASAGWQWIRTGLQLFLKQPLAMFTWSMVVGLFVLFAALTLPIGPLLLPVLMPIVALMSLSASKHIEAGRTMLPSMWPKPLQRPGVFKKLSMMGMLYAAAVLAAEIVAVLPFAGNIAEGVNLATASKDIGPMLAAMREPLILFALLYLPIAALFWHAPVLVAWHGLRMTQALFFSGVACWRNKWAFLVYGVAWALIFMFIDLATGLLVAAGLPAPLMNALQMPVNIAAGGVLYSSFYPAYTTIFGSDDASTGLDDRDGATA, via the coding sequence ATGCAAGCAGCATCGCTACCCGCAAGCGCCGGCTGGCAATGGATACGTACTGGCCTGCAGCTGTTCCTGAAGCAGCCGCTGGCCATGTTCACCTGGTCGATGGTGGTGGGACTGTTCGTGCTGTTCGCGGCGCTGACGCTGCCCATCGGGCCGTTGCTTCTGCCCGTTCTGATGCCCATCGTGGCGCTGATGAGCCTGTCGGCGTCCAAGCACATCGAAGCGGGACGCACCATGCTGCCGTCGATGTGGCCCAAGCCGCTGCAGCGGCCCGGCGTGTTCAAGAAGCTGTCGATGATGGGCATGCTGTACGCGGCCGCGGTGCTGGCCGCCGAGATCGTCGCGGTGCTGCCCTTCGCGGGCAATATCGCCGAGGGCGTGAACCTGGCCACGGCCAGCAAGGACATCGGCCCCATGCTGGCCGCCATGCGCGAGCCCCTGATACTGTTCGCCCTGCTGTACCTGCCCATCGCGGCCCTTTTCTGGCATGCGCCGGTGCTGGTGGCGTGGCATGGCCTGCGCATGACGCAGGCGCTGTTCTTCTCGGGCGTGGCCTGCTGGCGAAACAAGTGGGCCTTCCTGGTGTACGGAGTGGCGTGGGCGCTGATCTTCATGTTTATCGACCTGGCTACCGGTCTACTGGTGGCGGCCGGCCTGCCCGCGCCGCTGATGAATGCGCTGCAGATGCCGGTGAACATCGCGGCGGGCGGCGTGCTGTACAGCAGCTTCTATCCGGCCTATACCACCATCTTCGGCAGCGATGACGCCAGCACGGGTCTCGACGACCGCGACGGCGCCACGGCATAG
- a CDS encoding type II secretion system F family protein, whose product MFIALAMGLAGLCAALAAYAICVPLWRGQRPPRLEPPLPWWWRAAWPWTSWLARIAGPLLSWRARARWQRLMERAGLPPQVTDRDLAALAWLASLCAGCAAAAIAWRMQLQALVPAAAAAALAGVLPRLWLRRVAIHRRLRIDRDMPFVLDLMTLCVEAGLGLHGALQQSVQCAPPGPLKEILGGALADMRAGMGRTAALKAMAARSGSSSLQAWVASLAQADTLGMSLGPLMRGQAAQCRADRFQRAERLAMEAPVKMLLPLIGCIFPCTFIVLGFPIALQLLPALG is encoded by the coding sequence ATGTTCATCGCCTTGGCAATGGGATTGGCGGGCCTGTGTGCCGCCCTGGCGGCATACGCGATCTGCGTCCCGCTGTGGCGCGGACAGCGGCCGCCGCGCCTCGAGCCGCCCCTGCCGTGGTGGTGGCGGGCCGCGTGGCCCTGGACATCGTGGCTGGCCCGCATCGCCGGACCTCTGCTGTCCTGGCGTGCACGCGCGCGCTGGCAGCGCCTGATGGAGCGCGCGGGCTTGCCGCCGCAGGTAACCGACCGCGACCTGGCCGCGCTGGCGTGGCTGGCTTCGCTTTGCGCCGGTTGCGCCGCGGCGGCGATCGCATGGCGCATGCAGCTCCAGGCGCTCGTGCCTGCGGCCGCCGCGGCGGCCCTGGCCGGCGTGCTGCCGCGCCTGTGGTTGCGCCGAGTGGCGATCCACCGTCGGCTTCGTATAGACCGCGACATGCCGTTCGTGCTGGACCTCATGACGCTGTGTGTCGAGGCCGGGCTCGGCTTGCACGGCGCGCTGCAGCAGTCCGTGCAATGCGCGCCGCCCGGGCCGTTGAAGGAAATCCTGGGCGGCGCGCTGGCCGATATGCGTGCCGGCATGGGCCGCACGGCGGCGCTGAAGGCCATGGCGGCCCGCAGCGGCAGTTCTTCGCTGCAGGCCTGGGTGGCGTCGCTGGCGCAGGCGGATACGCTGGGAATGAGCTTGGGGCCATTGATGCGCGGACAGGCGGCGCAGTGCCGGGCCGACCGTTTCCAGCGCGCCGAGCGCCTGGCCATGGAGGCGCCGGTGAAGATGTTGTTGCCCTTGATCGGCTGCATCTTTCCCTGCACCTTCATCGTGCTGGGCTTCCCGATAGCGCTGCAACTGTTGCCGGCCCTGGGATGA